ATTCGCTGCAGTCCTGGTCATTTTTTCCGCGGCCGGGTGGTTTGCCTGGCGCAACATGGACAGCGTGATTTCCGAGGTAGGCACTCTCGAACAGCGGTATGTCCCGGGAATCGAACTTTCCAATGAAATTGAGAATATCGCCCAGAACCTCATGCTCCATATCCGTACCTACGTTCTCGCGGACAGCTTCCAGGACCTCCAGGCGGCCCAGGGGGATTTCGAGGCTATTGACGGGGTTCTGAAAAGAGCCGGGGAGCATGCCACGGCCCACCCGGGGCTGGAACGGCTTGCCGAAGGGGTGAAGAGGTCGGAGGAGCAGGTTGCCGAATACCGGAGGCTGCTTGAGGAATCCCAGAAACTGATCGCCAATATGGCCACCCAGAGACGGAAGGCCGCGGAGGCGGGGGAGTCCATGCGAAAGATTGCCTACGATCTTCTGTATGACGAAAAGGACGCCCTGGAAAAGGATCTGGACGACCCCGTCTCCCGGGGCAACGTCCCCACGAGGCTAGAGAACATAGCTCTTCTCGATACGCTGGTGGAGGCCGTTCACAGGGCGGAGTACGAGACCCTCACGGCCATCGCGAACAAGAAAACCGAGATGATCGGCCAGGCGAAAAAGGACCTGGAGGAGGTGCGCCGTACTCTGGCCGAAGTCAGGATGACCGCCTTCGATGAAAAGCTGATCAGGAACCTCGAAAGAGCGGGGAAGGATGTGGATGAGTACGTACAGGCCCTTGACGACTTTTCAGCGGCCTGGACGAACCTGGAAAACCTGGGCAGAGAGCGCACCGCCGCGGGGGAAGCGGTTCTGGCGGCGGCAGGGGACGTGATGAAATTCAGCGTCGACAGAACGCTTGAGATATCGGGAGTGGTGACCGACCAGGCCCGGAGCGTCTCGAACATGCTCCTCCTTTCGGTTTTTATCGCGGTGCTGGTGGGAATGGCGGTGGCGGTGATCATCACCCGCATGATCACCCGTCCTCTCGGAAGGGCCGTGAACCTGGCCGAGAGGGCCGGAAACGGCGACCTGACCGTGGCGAGGGATGATTTCCGGTATGATTCCTCCGATGAAATCGGCACCCTGGCCGATGCCCTGGCCAGGATGACGGCAAGCCAGGCTGAAGCCGTCAGGGAGATCGTGGCCGCTGCGGAAGAGGTGGCCCGGGGAGCGGAAACCCTCGCAGCCCTCTCCCAGGAGACCAACGCCTCCGTTGAGGAAGTGAGGGGTTCCCTGGAGCAGGTGGCCTCCATCTCCGAAAGCAACTCCGCGGCCCTCGAGGAGTCCAACGCAGGTGTGGAGGAAGTGGCCGCAGGCGCCCAGGCGGCGGCCAAGGCCTCTTCCGACGGCGTGGAGGCGGCACACCAGACGGCGTCCATGGCGAAGGAGGCGGTTGAGAGAGTGGAGGAGGTCATCCGGGAAGTTCGCGCCGCCGGCGGGAAGTCCGGAACGAACATGGAGAAGATCCGGGCCCTTGCGGAATCCGTGGAGGAGATTTCCGGTTTTGTCACCGTAATTACCTCCATCGCCGACCAGACGAACCTGCTGGCGCTGAATGCCGCCATCGAGGCCGCCCGGGCCGGGGAGGCAGGCAGGGGATTTGCCGTGGTGGCCGACGAAGTCCGGAAGCTCGCAGAGGACTCCAGCCGGGCGGCCCGGGAAGTGGCGGCCCTCATTACCACTCTCCACGGAAATGCGCGGGAATCCATGGAAGTGACGGAAGAGACCGGCAGAGTGATGCAGTCCACCGTGGCCGAAGCGGCGGATGCCCAGGGCAGGCTGTCCGGGGTGCTCGGAGAAATTGCCAGGATAGAGGAAACCATTGCCCACATCGCGGGACTCTCCCGGTCCCAGGCTTCCGCAAGCGAGGAAATGGCCGGGGCCATCGACCAGGTGTCCCATGCCACCATCGATGTGGTCCAGAGAGTGGACGCCATCCGTGGAGCCTCCGCGGAAACGGCGGCCGCTTCGGAAGGGGTCGCCCGGGAGGCGTCGGCCATGGCGGACAGGGCCGAGCACATGCGGAACCTCCTGTCCCGGTTCATCCTGTCGAAGGACGGGGGGGCGGAAGAAGAAACGGGGATCATCCCGGCGGAATGACATTGCTGCGGCGGACCGGAATCGGGCGGTCCGCCGCACTTTTTACTTCAGGACGGAATCCATCCTCTGGGCGAAGAAGTTGGAGATAGGGGTGACCCGGCTCAGGTCCACGAGAGTGTCGATGGTGAACTTCAGGTGGAGTCTTGAGGCCTCCCGGGCCCGGAGGAGATCCTGGGCCCTTATGGCCGACACGAGGACCCGGTGCTGCTCGAGAATTTTCTCCGTCCGGTCCGGGGCCGCCGAGTCGAGCACTTCCATCCTCATGGCGGAAATTCCTTTCTCGGACATTTCGAGGAGCGATTCGTAGAGCCTGGAAAGCAGGGTGTTCCCCGTTGCCCTGAAGATGGTGGCGTGGAGGACGGTGTTCCAGTAGGCGCCGAGAGGAGCCTCGTGAGGGTCCTGCTCCCGGTGGATCTTTTCGAGCATGGAAATGCATTCGTCCATTTTTTCCAGGTCCCGCTCCCTGCGACGGAGGGCTGCCAGGGCGGCGGCGCCGGGATCCAGGAGCTGCCGTATCTCCATGACCTGGGAGAGCACTTCCATTGGCCATACCTGGGCCTGGCCGAGAACTCTCTTGATCTCATCCGGGTTCCCCTCGGCGAGGAAGATTCCCTGCCTGTCCCTGATCTCCAGCAGGCCGAGGGCTTCGAGGGCGATGAGGCCTTCCCTCAGAAGGGGCCTGGTGGTGCCGAGCAGGGCGGCGAGCTCCCGTTCCGGAGGCAGCTTTCCCCCGGTCACCACGTTGCCCTGTGACACAAGGTCCGTCAAGCGCCTGATCAGGTCCTTTCGCGTTTCGTTCATGGAGTCCTCCCCGCGGTTCAGAATGGTTTTCGGGCCTGACAAAAAGTTAAAAAAAGAACTTGAAATTTTCTGTTGATTCCCCTTGTCTCCCTTCCCGCCACCATGATAATATAAAATCGGTTTGATTGGAATACCTTGGTCGACCAGATGCTTTGAAAGCGGGTGTTACAGGGTGGCTCAGGAGTACGACGTTCTTGTCATTGGAGGCGGGGTGGTGGGCTGTGCCATCGCCAGGGAACTTTCCAGGTTCCGGGTGAGGGCGGCGGTCGTCGAAAAGGAGATGGATGTCGGGCTGGGGACGAGCTGCCGGAACAGCGGTGTGCTCCACGCAGGCTTCAACTACGCTCCGGGATCGCTCAGGGCGGTTCTCGACGTGAAGGGCAACAGTATGATGGACGATCTCTGCCGGGACCTCAAGGTGAAGATCAAGCGGATCGGCAAGCTGACGGTGGCGCTGGACGACGAGGATGAAGCCACCCTCCGCAGGCTGAAGGAGCAGGGGGAGGCCAACGGCGTCCCGGGGCTCGAGCTCATCGGCAGGGAAAGGATGCAGCAGATCCAGCCCGGAGTGGAAGGGACCCTTGCCCTTCATTCCCCGAGCAGTTCCATCATTTCCCCCTACGGGCTTACCATCGGCCTGGCGGAAAATGCCCTCGCCAACGGGGTGAATTTTCACCTCGGGCAGCGCGTGACCGCCCTTTCCCCCCTCGCGGGGGGCGGCTGGTCCGTAACGACCGGGTCCGGGGAGACCTTCACTGCGAAGGTCCTGGTGAACGCCGCCGGACTCTTCTCCGCGGAGGTGTGCCGTATGGCGGGGATCACCGATTACGTGATCTATCCCTGCCGGGGCGAATATTACGTCCTGGACAGGCGCCTCGACGGCACCCTGAAGGCCCTGATCTACCCGGCGCCGAAGAAGAACGCGCCCGGGCTGGGCATTCACCTGACGCCCACCGTGGACGGCAACATCCTCATCGGCCCCAGCGCCGAGTACCTCAACGACCCCGAAGACCACGGCTGCACCGCCGACGTGATGCAGGAACTCCGCAGGGAGGGACGGGAACTCCTTCCCGAGATCCGCATGACTGACTATATCCGGAATTTCTCGGGCATCCGCCCGAAACAGACGCCCCCCGAAGTGGGCGGCAACAAGGACTTTGTCATCGAGGACCGGAAGGACGTCCGGGGATTCATCAACCTGGTGGGCATAGAGAGCCCCGGGCTGACCTGCGCTCCCGCCATCGCGGAGATGGTCCGGGGAATGGTGGAGAAGCATATCCCTCTCATTCCCGACCCCTCCTTCAATCCCGTGCGGCCGGGCAGCCCCCTGTTCTTCTCCGAGCTGCCGGCGGACGAAAAGGCGGCCCTCATCGCCGACAACCCCAATTACGGAGAGATCATCTGCCGGTGCGAAAAGATCACCAAGCAGGAGATCCTGGACGCCATAAGCAACCCTCTCGGCGCCAGGACGCTCGTGAGCATCAAGTACAGGGCCCGGGCCTCCATGGGCCGTTGCCAGGGAGGATTCTGCGTCCCCCGCATCACCCGGATCCTTCGGGACGAGTTCGGCTGGAAGCCGGAGGATTTTCTGAAGCGAAGCGCCGGTTCGCCCCTGTTCGTGGGCAACGTCCGGCCCGGGAAGGGAGGAGCTGCCCGATGAACGGCGAGAGGAAAACAATTCCCGCAGTCCGCAGGGACGTGGTGATCATCGGCGGCGGACCGGCCGGTCTCGCGGCGGCCGTGGCGGCGAAGGAGGCAGGATGCGGCGACGTGCTCCTCATCGAGCGGGACCGCATTCTCGGCGGCATCCTGAATCAGTGCATTCACGACGGCTTCGGGCTGCACACCTTCAAGGAGGCCCTCTCAGGTCCCGAATATGCCGCCCGGTTCATCGACCGGTTCCGGGAACTCGGTATCGCCGCCATGGAGGAGACCATCGTTCTTTCCCTTTCGGCGGACCGGGTTCTTGAGGTGAGCACCAGGGGAACCTACCAGCGCATCGAGGCGGGGGCTGTCATACTCGCCATGGGGTGCCGGGAGCGCACCAGGGGGGCCATCTCCATTCCGGGACACCGCCCGTCGGGGGTGTACACCGCAGGTGCGGCCCAGAACTTCATGAACCTCGAGAACATTATGGTGGGGAGAAAGGTCTGTATCCTGGGCTCCGGCGACATCGGCCTCATCATGGCCAGGAGAATGACCCTCGAGGGCGCGAAGGTGGAGGCGGTCTTCGAGATCCTTCCCTATTCCAGCGGCCTTCCCCGGAATATCCAGCAGTGCCTCAACGACTACGGCATCCCTCTCCATCTCAACACCACGGTGACGGACATCGTCGGCAAGGGCCGCCTCGAAGGCATCAGGGTGGCCCAGGTGGGCGAGGACCGGGCCCCCATTCCCGAAACGGAACGGTACGTTCCCTGCGACACCCTGCTGCTTTCCGTGGGGCTCATCCCTGAAAACGAGCTGACACGGGAGGCGGGGGTCGGGATGGACCCCGTGACCGGCGGGGCTGTGGTGGACGATTCCTTCATGACGTCCGTCCCGGGCATATTCGCCTGCGGCAACGTCCTCCACGTCCATGACCTCGTGGACTGGGTCTCCGTGGAAGCGGCGGAAGCGGGCAGGTTCGCGGCCTGTTTCGTCCGGGAGGGACGCTGTGCCCTGCCGAACCCCATTCCTGTGAGGCCGGGGAACGGCGTGCGGTACACCCTTCCCCAGGCTGTTTCGGGCGAGAGGGATCTGATCCTTTCCCTGCGGGTATCCGCCCCGTGGAGAGACCGCTGCGTGGTGGTCCGGGACGGCGGCAGGGAGATCGCCAGGAAGCGGGAGATGCGGCTCCACCCGGCGGAAATGATCCGGATCGACCTGAAGAAAGAAGCTGTTTCAGGCTGTTCCTCCCTGGAGGTGACGGTTGAATGAGCACGAGAGAATTTACCTGCGTGGTCTGTCCCAACGGCTGTTCTATCGTCGTTGACGTGGACAATGATGAAACGCCTGTGGTCACAAGGGTTCAGGGAAACGTGTGCAAACGGGGGGAATCCTGGGCCCGGCAGGAGGTGGAAAACCCCATGCGCACCATCGCGTCCAGCGTGCCGGTGTGCTGCGGCGATTTTCCCCTTGCCAGCGTCCGGACCAGCCGCCCCATACCCCTTGCAAAAATACGGGAGGTGATGGATGAGATCCGGAAGGTGTCTCTGGAAGCACCGGTGGAGATCGGCGACGTGGTCCTGCCGGCTCCTGCCGGGTGCGATACTGAGGTCATTGCAACAAGGAGGGTTCGGAAAGTCGGTTAAGAGTTCCAGACATAAAAGGAGGGAATGAATGTGAGGAAAAGCATCATAGCAGCAGTGGTCGTTCTCGCGCTCATCTTTGCGGCAGGCCCCATGATCGTCGGAGCCGAGGCCAAGTCCTACCGCCTCAATATCGCCACCGCCACCACAGGCGGAGCCTATTATCCCATCGGCAACGCCATGGCGCAGATCTGGTCCAAGAACATCAAGGAGGTCACCAGGGCCTCGGCACAGTCCACTGCGGGCACTCCCCAGAACGTGGAACTCATGATGAACGAGGAAGTCCAGATCGCCATCGGCCAGAACGGCATCTGCTACTACGCCTTCTACGGCAAGGGAACCTACGAGGGCAAGCCTCCCTACAAGGAGATGCGGGGCATGTTCACCCTCTATCCCAACGTGATGCACTGGATCGTCCGCAAGGACGCCGGGATGAAGTCCGTCGCCGACTTCAAGGGCAAAAAGTTCGTTCCCGGCCAGGTGGCCAGCGCCACCGAGATCAACAGCCGCGAGATGATGGAAGCCTATGGCCTGAACTACATGAAAGACCAGGGAGAAACCAACGTGACCGCCGACTTCCTCGGCTACAACGAGGCAGTGGATCTCCTCAAGAACGCCCAGACCGACGGCACCCATATCGCCGGCGGCGTTCCCACCGCGGCCATCATGGACGTGCTCTCCTCCGGCGCCGGTGAACTCATATCCATGGAAGAAGACAAGATCAAGGAGATCGTGGAGAAGTATCCCTGGTACTTCCCCTTCACCATTCCCGCCGGATCCTACCCGAACCAGGACAAGGACGTCAGGACCCTGGCCCTGTCCAACATCCTCTTTACCGACGTGCGCCAGGACGAAGAGCTCGTCTATCTCCTGACCAAGGCGACCTACGAGTTCCACGACGATCTCGTGGCGGCCCACAAGGCCACGGCCTACACGGTGCTCGAAAACTCGCTGAACGGAATGACCATTCCCCTTCACAAGGGAGCGGTGAAGTACCTGAAGGAAAAGGGAGTCAACGTACCGGATAAGCTCATCGTAGACTAGCACCGGTTTTGCTTTACGGGGGAGGGAACGGGCTGTTCCCTCCCCTCATTCGTCCGTGCGGAGGTAAACGGCTGTGACTGATCAGAACGGCAAGCTCAACGAGAATCAAGAACCGGTTGTTGACATCATATCGGAAGAAGAGGCGGAGAAGGTCCTCGAAAAGGCGGACGCGGAATCCCGCTTCCGGAAATACACGGGAAAGTGGGCGGCGGCCATAACGGTCATCGCCGTGGCCATGTCCCTGTTCCACCTTTACACGTCAGGTTTCGGCACGCTGATGGCCATGAAGCAGCGAAGCGTCCACCTGGCGTTCCTCGTGCTCCTCACGTTCCTTCTCTACCCCGGCTCGAAGCGCGCTCCCAGGGGACGGCCCTCGGCGGTTGACTGCTTCTGGCTCGCCCT
The window above is part of the Aminivibrio pyruvatiphilus genome. Proteins encoded here:
- a CDS encoding methyl-accepting chemotaxis protein — its product is MKIGTKLAAGFAAVLVIFSAAGWFAWRNMDSVISEVGTLEQRYVPGIELSNEIENIAQNLMLHIRTYVLADSFQDLQAAQGDFEAIDGVLKRAGEHATAHPGLERLAEGVKRSEEQVAEYRRLLEESQKLIANMATQRRKAAEAGESMRKIAYDLLYDEKDALEKDLDDPVSRGNVPTRLENIALLDTLVEAVHRAEYETLTAIANKKTEMIGQAKKDLEEVRRTLAEVRMTAFDEKLIRNLERAGKDVDEYVQALDDFSAAWTNLENLGRERTAAGEAVLAAAGDVMKFSVDRTLEISGVVTDQARSVSNMLLLSVFIAVLVGMAVAVIITRMITRPLGRAVNLAERAGNGDLTVARDDFRYDSSDEIGTLADALARMTASQAEAVREIVAAAEEVARGAETLAALSQETNASVEEVRGSLEQVASISESNSAALEESNAGVEEVAAGAQAAAKASSDGVEAAHQTASMAKEAVERVEEVIREVRAAGGKSGTNMEKIRALAESVEEISGFVTVITSIADQTNLLALNAAIEAARAGEAGRGFAVVADEVRKLAEDSSRAAREVAALITTLHGNARESMEVTEETGRVMQSTVAEAADAQGRLSGVLGEIARIEETIAHIAGLSRSQASASEEMAGAIDQVSHATIDVVQRVDAIRGASAETAAASEGVAREASAMADRAEHMRNLLSRFILSKDGGAEEETGIIPAE
- a CDS encoding DUF1667 domain-containing protein, with protein sequence MSTREFTCVVCPNGCSIVVDVDNDETPVVTRVQGNVCKRGESWARQEVENPMRTIASSVPVCCGDFPLASVRTSRPIPLAKIREVMDEIRKVSLEAPVEIGDVVLPAPAGCDTEVIATRRVRKVG
- a CDS encoding TAXI family TRAP transporter solute-binding subunit, whose protein sequence is MRKSIIAAVVVLALIFAAGPMIVGAEAKSYRLNIATATTGGAYYPIGNAMAQIWSKNIKEVTRASAQSTAGTPQNVELMMNEEVQIAIGQNGICYYAFYGKGTYEGKPPYKEMRGMFTLYPNVMHWIVRKDAGMKSVADFKGKKFVPGQVASATEINSREMMEAYGLNYMKDQGETNVTADFLGYNEAVDLLKNAQTDGTHIAGGVPTAAIMDVLSSGAGELISMEEDKIKEIVEKYPWYFPFTIPAGSYPNQDKDVRTLALSNILFTDVRQDEELVYLLTKATYEFHDDLVAAHKATAYTVLENSLNGMTIPLHKGAVKYLKEKGVNVPDKLIVD
- a CDS encoding NAD(P)/FAD-dependent oxidoreductase; protein product: MAQEYDVLVIGGGVVGCAIARELSRFRVRAAVVEKEMDVGLGTSCRNSGVLHAGFNYAPGSLRAVLDVKGNSMMDDLCRDLKVKIKRIGKLTVALDDEDEATLRRLKEQGEANGVPGLELIGRERMQQIQPGVEGTLALHSPSSSIISPYGLTIGLAENALANGVNFHLGQRVTALSPLAGGGWSVTTGSGETFTAKVLVNAAGLFSAEVCRMAGITDYVIYPCRGEYYVLDRRLDGTLKALIYPAPKKNAPGLGIHLTPTVDGNILIGPSAEYLNDPEDHGCTADVMQELRREGRELLPEIRMTDYIRNFSGIRPKQTPPEVGGNKDFVIEDRKDVRGFINLVGIESPGLTCAPAIAEMVRGMVEKHIPLIPDPSFNPVRPGSPLFFSELPADEKAALIADNPNYGEIICRCEKITKQEILDAISNPLGARTLVSIKYRARASMGRCQGGFCVPRITRILRDEFGWKPEDFLKRSAGSPLFVGNVRPGKGGAAR
- a CDS encoding NAD(P)/FAD-dependent oxidoreductase, whose translation is MNGERKTIPAVRRDVVIIGGGPAGLAAAVAAKEAGCGDVLLIERDRILGGILNQCIHDGFGLHTFKEALSGPEYAARFIDRFRELGIAAMEETIVLSLSADRVLEVSTRGTYQRIEAGAVILAMGCRERTRGAISIPGHRPSGVYTAGAAQNFMNLENIMVGRKVCILGSGDIGLIMARRMTLEGAKVEAVFEILPYSSGLPRNIQQCLNDYGIPLHLNTTVTDIVGKGRLEGIRVAQVGEDRAPIPETERYVPCDTLLLSVGLIPENELTREAGVGMDPVTGGAVVDDSFMTSVPGIFACGNVLHVHDLVDWVSVEAAEAGRFAACFVREGRCALPNPIPVRPGNGVRYTLPQAVSGERDLILSLRVSAPWRDRCVVVRDGGREIARKREMRLHPAEMIRIDLKKEAVSGCSSLEVTVE
- a CDS encoding FadR/GntR family transcriptional regulator, translating into MNETRKDLIRRLTDLVSQGNVVTGGKLPPERELAALLGTTRPLLREGLIALEALGLLEIRDRQGIFLAEGNPDEIKRVLGQAQVWPMEVLSQVMEIRQLLDPGAAALAALRRRERDLEKMDECISMLEKIHREQDPHEAPLGAYWNTVLHATIFRATGNTLLSRLYESLLEMSEKGISAMRMEVLDSAAPDRTEKILEQHRVLVSAIRAQDLLRAREASRLHLKFTIDTLVDLSRVTPISNFFAQRMDSVLK